In a genomic window of Mycolicibacterium neoaurum VKM Ac-1815D:
- a CDS encoding GlxA family transcriptional regulator, with product MTRSVVILGFDGVQALDIAGPFDVFTGANLQLVSMGRPDRYDVRLVSLDGSPVRTMTGLEFGAAALPETAAIDTLIVPGGFGTETVRKDAATVQWIRAVAETARRVVTVCSGAFLAAEAGLLDGCRATTHWAAAGHLADQYPGVTVDPEPIFVRSSEQVWTAAGVTAGIDLALHLVEDDLGTDVAQTVARWLVLYLRRPGGQTQFAAPVWAPRAKRQPIREVQEFIEAEPGAVLSIGELARRAAMSPRHFTRVFTEEVGEAPGSYVERIRTEAARRQLEETDDTVTVIADRCGFGSAETLRRNFVRRLGISPDQYRKSFA from the coding sequence GTGACGCGATCGGTGGTGATCCTCGGGTTCGACGGTGTGCAGGCATTGGACATCGCCGGCCCGTTCGACGTGTTCACCGGCGCCAACCTGCAGTTGGTCTCGATGGGTCGCCCGGACCGCTACGACGTGCGGTTGGTGTCGCTGGACGGATCGCCGGTCCGCACCATGACGGGCTTGGAATTCGGCGCGGCGGCGCTGCCCGAGACCGCCGCCATCGACACGTTGATCGTGCCGGGAGGGTTCGGCACCGAGACGGTGCGCAAGGACGCCGCGACGGTGCAGTGGATCCGCGCCGTGGCCGAGACCGCACGCCGGGTCGTCACGGTGTGCTCGGGGGCCTTCCTCGCGGCCGAGGCGGGCCTGCTCGACGGATGCCGGGCCACCACCCACTGGGCTGCCGCCGGCCACCTGGCCGACCAGTACCCCGGCGTGACCGTCGACCCCGAACCCATCTTCGTCAGGAGCTCGGAGCAGGTGTGGACCGCCGCCGGTGTCACCGCGGGCATCGACCTGGCCCTGCATCTTGTCGAGGACGATCTCGGCACCGATGTCGCGCAGACGGTGGCCCGCTGGCTGGTGCTCTACCTGCGTCGCCCCGGCGGGCAGACCCAGTTCGCGGCACCGGTGTGGGCGCCGCGGGCCAAACGCCAACCGATCCGCGAGGTGCAGGAGTTCATCGAGGCCGAACCCGGCGCCGTGCTCAGCATCGGCGAACTCGCGCGGCGCGCGGCGATGAGCCCGCGACACTTCACCAGGGTGTTCACCGAGGAGGTGGGGGAGGCGCCGGGCAGCTATGTCGAACGCATCCGCACCGAGGCCGCCCGCCGCCAACTCGAGGAAACCGATGACACCGTCACGGTCATCGCCGACCGGTGCGGCTTCGGCAGCGCCGAAACCCTGCGCCGCAATTTCGTTCGACGCCTTGGCATTTCACCCGACCAGTACCGCAAGTCATTCGCCTAG
- the fadD8 gene encoding fatty-acid--CoA ligase FadD8, giving the protein MSDSQLRHFLHSGHLTVGALKRHKDRPVLFLGDTTLTGGELADRISQYIQAFEALGAGTGAAVGLLSLNRPEVLMIIGAGQTQGYRRTALHPLGSLDDHAYVLSDAEVTSLIIDPQPMFVERAIGLMQKVPSLQQVLTIGPVPAELTEAGVQAVDLSAEAAKYDPTPLVAADLPADHIGGLTYTGGTTGKPKGVMGTTQSITTMTTVQLAEWEWPENPRFLMCTPLSHAGAAFFTPVIVKGGELIVLTKFDPAEVLRVIEEQKITATMLVPSMIYALMDHPDSHTRDLSSLETVYYGASAMNPVRLAEAIRRFGPIFAQYYGQSEAPMVITYLAKKDHDEKRLTSCGRPTLFAKVALLGEDGTPVPQGEVGEICVAGPLLSGGYWNLPEATADTFKNGWMHTGDLAREDEDGFYFIVDRTKDMIVTGGFNVFPREVEDVVAEHPSVAQVCVIGTPDEKWGEAVTAVVVLRPDAASDESAVDVMIAEIQASVKERKGSVHVPKQVVVVDSVPVTALGKPDKKAVRAQFWEGAGRSVG; this is encoded by the coding sequence ATGAGCGACTCCCAGCTGCGCCATTTCCTGCACTCCGGCCACCTCACCGTGGGCGCGCTGAAGCGCCACAAGGACCGGCCGGTGCTGTTCCTCGGTGACACGACGCTGACCGGCGGCGAGCTCGCCGACCGCATCAGCCAGTACATTCAGGCCTTCGAGGCCCTCGGGGCCGGGACAGGGGCGGCGGTCGGCCTGCTCTCCCTGAATCGTCCCGAGGTGCTGATGATCATCGGTGCGGGCCAGACCCAGGGCTACCGCCGCACGGCACTACACCCTCTCGGTTCGCTGGACGACCACGCCTACGTGCTCTCCGACGCCGAGGTCACCTCGCTGATCATCGACCCGCAGCCGATGTTCGTCGAACGAGCGATCGGACTGATGCAGAAGGTCCCGTCGCTGCAGCAGGTCCTGACCATCGGGCCCGTCCCCGCCGAGCTGACCGAAGCCGGCGTGCAGGCCGTCGACCTGAGCGCCGAGGCTGCCAAGTACGACCCCACGCCGCTGGTCGCCGCCGACCTGCCTGCCGATCACATCGGCGGTCTCACCTACACCGGCGGCACCACCGGCAAGCCCAAGGGCGTGATGGGTACGACGCAGTCGATCACGACCATGACCACCGTGCAGCTGGCCGAATGGGAGTGGCCGGAGAATCCGCGGTTCCTGATGTGCACGCCGCTCTCGCATGCCGGCGCCGCGTTCTTCACCCCCGTGATCGTCAAGGGCGGCGAGCTGATCGTGCTGACCAAGTTCGATCCGGCCGAGGTACTCCGGGTGATCGAGGAACAGAAGATCACCGCGACGATGCTGGTGCCGTCGATGATCTACGCCCTGATGGACCACCCCGACAGCCACACCCGCGACCTGTCGTCGCTGGAGACCGTCTACTACGGCGCCTCGGCTATGAACCCGGTGCGCCTGGCCGAGGCGATCCGGCGGTTCGGACCGATCTTCGCCCAGTACTACGGCCAGTCCGAGGCGCCGATGGTGATCACCTACCTGGCCAAGAAGGATCACGACGAGAAGCGCCTGACCTCGTGCGGGCGGCCCACCCTGTTCGCCAAGGTGGCCTTGCTCGGCGAGGACGGCACCCCGGTGCCCCAGGGTGAGGTCGGCGAGATCTGCGTGGCGGGCCCGCTGCTGTCGGGTGGCTACTGGAATCTGCCGGAGGCCACCGCCGATACGTTCAAGAACGGCTGGATGCACACCGGCGACCTGGCCCGTGAGGACGAAGACGGTTTCTACTTCATCGTCGACCGCACCAAGGACATGATCGTCACCGGCGGCTTCAACGTGTTCCCGCGTGAGGTCGAAGACGTTGTGGCCGAACATCCTTCGGTGGCCCAGGTGTGCGTGATCGGCACGCCGGACGAGAAGTGGGGCGAGGCGGTGACCGCGGTGGTGGTGCTGCGTCCCGATGCCGCGTCCGACGAGTCCGCGGTGGACGTCATGATCGCCGAGATCCAGGCGTCGGTGAAGGAGCGCAAGGGTTCGGTGCATGTGCCCAAGCAGGTGGTCGTGGTGGATTCGGTGCCGGTGACCGCGCTGGGCAAGCCGGACAAGAAGGCGGTGCGTGCGCAGTTCTGGGAGGGTGCGGGCCGCTCGGTCGGCTGA
- a CDS encoding DUF3253 domain-containing protein, which translates to MSQNLELRRAILSLARERGPDKTICPSDAARAVGGERWRDLMEPARDIARDLARDGVVEISQRGTVLDPDAGWRGPIRIRAIG; encoded by the coding sequence GTGAGCCAGAACCTCGAGCTGCGACGCGCGATCCTGTCGCTGGCCCGGGAGCGGGGGCCGGACAAGACCATCTGCCCGTCGGATGCCGCGCGTGCCGTCGGCGGTGAGCGGTGGCGCGACCTGATGGAGCCGGCCAGGGATATCGCCCGCGACCTGGCGCGCGACGGTGTGGTCGAGATCAGCCAGCGCGGCACGGTCCTCGACCCGGACGCCGGCTGGCGCGGACCGATCCGGATCAGGGCCATCGGCTGA
- a CDS encoding type II toxin-antitoxin system HicB family antitoxin, which yields MTEYTYRAMWSPATGSCVGTCLESPGLRQHGETAGEAIAAIEKIVREDVAAATADGWIAPESLTDREYSGRFVLRISPELHALLAVEATEQRVSLNQWVVQKLFGRNDSRGF from the coding sequence ATGACCGAATACACGTACCGGGCGATGTGGTCGCCCGCCACGGGGTCCTGTGTCGGGACCTGTCTGGAGTCCCCGGGACTGCGGCAACACGGGGAGACGGCGGGCGAAGCCATCGCGGCGATCGAGAAGATCGTCAGAGAGGACGTCGCGGCCGCAACGGCCGACGGCTGGATCGCACCGGAGTCGCTCACCGACCGCGAATACAGCGGGCGGTTCGTGCTGCGCATCTCGCCGGAACTGCACGCCCTGCTCGCCGTCGAGGCGACCGAACAAAGGGTGTCGCTGAATCAGTGGGTGGTACAGAAGCTGTTCGGCCGCAACGATTCCCGAGGGTTCTGA
- a CDS encoding SOUL family heme-binding protein — MAVNLVKLAGQIVESVPSLVGVRTVEEPRYISRPLTGNVEIRRYGRRIAAQTTVTGDRERALNAGFRKLASYIFGGNQRSTEIAMTAPVSQQGGSQEIAMTAPVSQQGSAKEGWTIRFFMPSEWTLETLPEPDDPDVDLVSVPPETVAVIRFTGDRSPAAVAQQAADLVDTLGANGIEPAGEPIAWFYDPPWTLPFRRRNEVVVPI; from the coding sequence GTGGCCGTGAATCTCGTCAAACTGGCAGGTCAGATCGTCGAATCGGTGCCGTCGTTGGTGGGCGTTCGAACCGTGGAGGAACCGCGCTACATCAGCCGCCCGCTCACCGGCAACGTCGAGATCAGGCGGTACGGCCGCCGCATCGCGGCGCAGACCACCGTCACCGGCGACCGCGAACGGGCCCTGAACGCCGGATTCCGCAAGCTGGCGTCCTACATCTTCGGCGGCAACCAACGCAGTACCGAGATCGCCATGACCGCCCCGGTGAGCCAGCAGGGCGGTTCACAGGAGATCGCCATGACCGCGCCGGTGAGCCAGCAGGGCAGCGCGAAAGAGGGCTGGACCATCCGGTTCTTCATGCCGTCGGAGTGGACGCTGGAAACCCTGCCCGAGCCCGACGACCCGGACGTCGACCTGGTGTCCGTGCCGCCCGAAACCGTCGCGGTCATCCGCTTCACCGGGGACCGCAGCCCGGCCGCCGTCGCCCAACAGGCCGCCGATCTCGTCGACACACTCGGCGCGAACGGCATCGAACCGGCGGGCGAGCCGATCGCCTGGTTCTACGATCCGCCCTGGACGCTGCCCTTCCGGCGCCGCAACGAGGTGGTCGTGCCGATCTAG
- a CDS encoding o-succinylbenzoate synthase gives MSALLSPGRNAIASSFECPPLDDLLERLHVVSLPMRVRFRGITVREVALIEGPAGWGEFGAFTEYEPTEAAHWLSSAVEAAYRPAPVPHRDRIPVNATVPAVPPEQVPEVLARFPGARTAKVKVAEPGQCLADDVARVEAVRALVPTVRVDANGGWSVAEAVAAAAALGELEYLEQPCATVEELAEVRRQIDTPVAADESIRKVVDPFRVVALGAADIAVVKVAPLGGVQRLLVIAARIGIPVVVSSALDSAVGMSRGLLAAGCLPELPYACGLGTGGLFVEDIVDPVAPVDGRLPVGPVVPDRARLTALAAPPERRQWWIERVRRCHALL, from the coding sequence ATGAGTGCCCTGCTTTCACCTGGGAGGAACGCGATCGCGTCATCGTTTGAGTGCCCGCCGCTGGATGACCTGCTGGAGCGCCTGCACGTCGTCTCGCTACCGATGCGGGTCCGGTTTCGCGGCATCACCGTCCGCGAGGTCGCACTGATCGAAGGGCCGGCCGGCTGGGGCGAGTTCGGCGCCTTCACCGAGTACGAGCCGACCGAGGCCGCGCACTGGCTGTCCTCGGCCGTCGAGGCCGCCTACCGACCCGCACCCGTCCCGCATCGTGACCGCATTCCCGTCAATGCCACCGTGCCTGCAGTGCCCCCGGAACAGGTGCCCGAGGTGCTGGCGCGATTCCCCGGTGCCCGGACGGCCAAGGTGAAGGTCGCCGAACCCGGACAGTGCCTGGCCGATGATGTCGCCAGGGTCGAGGCGGTGCGGGCACTGGTGCCCACCGTGCGCGTCGACGCCAACGGCGGATGGAGTGTCGCCGAGGCGGTGGCCGCGGCAGCCGCCCTCGGCGAGCTCGAGTACCTCGAGCAACCGTGCGCCACGGTCGAGGAGCTGGCCGAGGTGCGCCGCCAGATCGACACCCCGGTCGCGGCCGATGAGTCGATCCGTAAGGTCGTCGACCCGTTCCGGGTCGTGGCGCTCGGCGCCGCCGATATCGCAGTGGTCAAGGTGGCGCCGCTGGGTGGTGTGCAGCGGCTGCTGGTGATCGCCGCGCGCATCGGCATCCCGGTGGTGGTGTCCAGTGCACTGGACAGCGCGGTGGGCATGTCCCGCGGGCTGCTGGCCGCCGGGTGCCTTCCGGAGCTGCCGTATGCGTGCGGGCTGGGAACCGGGGGATTGTTCGTCGAGGACATCGTGGATCCGGTGGCACCGGTCGACGGCCGTCTTCCGGTCGGTCCCGTGGTCCCGGACCGCGCGCGGCTGACCGCCCTGGCGGCACCGCCGGAGCGACGGCAGTGGTGGATCGAGCGGGTGCGGCGCTGTCACGCGCTGCTGTGA
- a CDS encoding amidohydrolase: protein MSGLDTPADLVITGTILTVDDARPQARNLAVVGGRIAAVDLAEDELQTWIGPDTTVLSVGDGCVLPGFIEAHGHPLMEAVALSERMVDIRPVTLPTAEEVVAAVHAEVARRGADGAYLNGWDALLQKGLPDPTLQWLDSVARTPLVIMHNSGHKAFFNSAAARMVGITRDTPDPKGARYGRDADGELDGTAEESAAVFPLIGGAIAAADYPAMLLAECDRLNRAGLTTCSEMAFDPMFRPVLAAMHDQLTVRLRTYEMSTADLHTDAQPFDGDDLVRQVGIKIWVDGSPWIGNIDLSFPYLDTEATRTIGVVPGSCGHANYTREQLAEIVGTFYPQGWQMACHVQGDHGVDTILDVYEEALRAHPRDDHRLRLEHVGAITDAQLTRAHALGVTCSLFVDQLHYWGDVIVDGLFGPEHGERWMPCGSAVATGMRISLHNDPPVTPEEPLRNISVAVTRTAPSGRVLGPQECLTVEQAIRAQTLDAAYQLFDDERIGSIEVGKYADLVVLSADPRTVDPEAVADLEVRATYLAGRQVHPKPA from the coding sequence ATGTCAGGCCTCGATACGCCGGCCGATCTGGTCATCACCGGCACCATCCTCACCGTCGACGATGCCCGCCCGCAGGCGCGCAACCTGGCCGTCGTCGGGGGTCGGATCGCCGCCGTCGACCTCGCCGAGGACGAATTGCAGACCTGGATCGGGCCCGATACCACCGTGCTGTCGGTCGGCGACGGGTGCGTGTTACCCGGTTTCATCGAGGCGCACGGCCATCCGTTGATGGAGGCGGTGGCGTTGTCCGAGCGGATGGTCGACATCCGGCCGGTGACGCTGCCCACCGCCGAGGAGGTGGTGGCCGCCGTACATGCCGAGGTCGCCCGCCGCGGTGCCGATGGCGCATACCTGAACGGCTGGGATGCTTTGTTGCAGAAGGGTTTACCCGATCCGACGCTGCAGTGGCTGGACAGTGTTGCCCGTACCCCGCTGGTGATCATGCACAACTCGGGCCACAAGGCGTTCTTCAACAGCGCGGCGGCCCGCATGGTCGGGATCACCAGGGACACACCCGATCCCAAGGGGGCCCGTTACGGCCGCGACGCCGACGGCGAGCTCGACGGCACGGCCGAGGAATCCGCCGCGGTGTTCCCGCTGATCGGCGGGGCCATCGCGGCGGCCGACTACCCGGCGATGCTGCTGGCCGAGTGCGATCGGCTGAACCGGGCGGGCCTGACGACCTGTTCGGAGATGGCCTTCGACCCGATGTTCCGGCCCGTGCTGGCGGCAATGCACGACCAGCTGACGGTCCGGCTGCGGACCTATGAGATGTCGACGGCCGATCTGCACACCGATGCCCAGCCGTTCGACGGTGACGATCTGGTGCGTCAGGTCGGTATCAAGATCTGGGTGGACGGGTCACCGTGGATCGGCAACATCGATCTGAGCTTTCCGTACCTGGACACCGAGGCCACCCGCACCATCGGTGTCGTCCCGGGCTCGTGCGGGCATGCGAACTACACCCGCGAGCAGCTGGCCGAGATCGTCGGGACGTTCTACCCGCAGGGCTGGCAGATGGCCTGTCATGTGCAGGGTGACCACGGGGTCGACACCATCCTGGATGTCTATGAGGAGGCCCTGCGCGCCCATCCGCGCGATGATCACCGCCTGCGCCTGGAACATGTCGGGGCCATCACCGACGCGCAACTGACGCGCGCACATGCCCTGGGGGTGACCTGCAGCCTGTTCGTCGACCAGCTGCACTACTGGGGCGATGTCATCGTCGACGGGCTCTTCGGTCCCGAGCACGGCGAGCGGTGGATGCCATGCGGTTCGGCGGTGGCCACCGGTATGCGCATCTCCCTGCACAACGACCCGCCCGTCACCCCCGAGGAGCCGCTGCGCAATATCAGCGTTGCCGTGACACGCACGGCCCCGAGCGGACGGGTGCTCGGCCCGCAGGAGTGCCTGACCGTCGAACAGGCCATCCGCGCCCAGACCCTCGATGCCGCTTATCAGCTGTTCGACGATGAGCGGATCGGCTCCATCGAGGTCGGCAAGTACGCCGATCTCGTTGTGCTGTCGGCAGATCCACGAACGGTCGACCCGGAGGCGGTGGCCGATCTGGAGGTCAGGGCCACCTATCTGGCGGGTAGGCAGGTTCACCCGAAGCCCGCGTGA
- a CDS encoding DJ-1/PfpI family protein, whose protein sequence is MQIAIVLYPGFTALDFIGPYEVLRWLPDAEVRFVWHEPGPVVADSGVLVIGATHSFDETPGPDIVLVPGGFTTMEHARDERVLDWLRRTHQSTTWTSSVCSGSVLLAAAGLLDGKRATSHWAAVQSLRAFGVTPVGDERIVRSDERIVTCAGVSAGIDLGLWLAGEIGGEAKARAIQLSMEYDPQPPFDSGHMSKASTATKAAATALMARELASPPALKATVGLLWDHAIRRARSRK, encoded by the coding sequence ATGCAGATCGCCATCGTGCTCTACCCCGGATTCACCGCCCTGGACTTCATCGGTCCGTACGAGGTGCTGCGCTGGCTGCCCGACGCCGAGGTGCGCTTCGTCTGGCATGAACCGGGACCCGTCGTCGCCGATTCCGGCGTCCTCGTCATCGGTGCCACCCATTCGTTCGACGAGACGCCCGGCCCGGACATCGTGCTCGTCCCCGGCGGATTCACCACGATGGAGCACGCCCGCGACGAGCGGGTCCTGGACTGGCTGCGCCGCACCCACCAGAGCACCACCTGGACCTCCTCGGTGTGCTCGGGCTCGGTGCTGCTGGCCGCCGCCGGCCTGCTGGACGGCAAACGGGCCACCTCGCACTGGGCCGCCGTGCAGTCGTTGCGCGCATTCGGCGTGACGCCGGTGGGCGATGAGCGCATCGTCCGGTCCGATGAGCGCATCGTGACGTGTGCCGGAGTGTCGGCCGGTATCGACCTCGGACTGTGGCTGGCCGGTGAGATCGGCGGAGAAGCCAAGGCCAGGGCCATCCAGCTGTCCATGGAGTACGACCCGCAGCCGCCGTTCGACTCCGGGCACATGTCCAAGGCCTCGACTGCCACCAAGGCCGCGGCCACCGCGCTGATGGCTCGCGAACTGGCCAGCCCACCTGCGCTGAAGGCGACCGTGGGCCTGCTCTGGGATCACGCAATCAGGAGAGCTCGCAGCCGCAAGTAG
- the menD gene encoding 2-succinyl-5-enolpyruvyl-6-hydroxy-3-cyclohexene-1-carboxylic-acid synthase, translating into MNASTIQARIVVDELIRGGVRDVVLCPGSRNAPLAFALHDADRAGRIRLHVRIDERTAGFLAIGLAISGQAPVPIAMTSGTAVANLGPAVVEANYARVPLIVLSANRPYELLGTGANQTMEQLGYFGSQVRSSISLGLAEGPGGDSGDMAALNAQWRSATCRVLVAAKGSRSANAGPVHFDIPLREPLVPDLDDATPTPEGRPDRRSWTHTPPVTFDQPLDIDLSADTVVIAGHGAGVHPNLAGLPTVAEPTAPAAANPLHPLALPLLRPAQVIMLGRPTLHRTVSALLADPAVPVFALTTGPRWPDVSGNSQATGTRAVTTGTPDPQWLQRAGDLHRRTLEAVRAQLAQHPHTTGLHVAAAVTAGLRDGDQLVLGASNPVRDIALAGFNQPGVKVRSNRGVAGIDGTISTAIGAALAHERSGSGTTPLKTVALMGDLTFVHDSSGLLIGPTEPVPRNLTIVVSNDNGGGIFELLEQGDPRFSDVSSRVFGTPHDVDIAALCQAYHVPNRQVDVDSLTEALAEPIEGMRVLEVKADRTSLRALHASIRAALQ; encoded by the coding sequence GTGAACGCCTCGACGATCCAGGCCCGCATCGTCGTCGACGAATTGATCCGCGGCGGTGTCCGCGATGTGGTGCTGTGCCCCGGATCACGCAATGCTCCACTGGCGTTCGCGCTGCACGATGCCGACCGGGCGGGCCGGATCCGGCTGCATGTGCGCATCGACGAACGCACCGCGGGCTTCCTGGCGATCGGGCTGGCGATCTCGGGACAGGCACCCGTGCCCATCGCGATGACCTCGGGCACCGCGGTGGCCAATCTCGGTCCGGCGGTGGTCGAGGCCAACTATGCCCGCGTGCCGCTGATCGTGCTGAGCGCCAACCGGCCCTATGAACTGCTCGGGACCGGTGCCAACCAGACGATGGAGCAACTCGGTTACTTCGGGTCCCAGGTACGGTCCAGCATCAGCCTCGGGCTCGCCGAGGGACCGGGCGGAGATTCCGGCGACATGGCCGCGCTGAACGCCCAGTGGCGCTCGGCGACCTGCCGAGTACTGGTGGCGGCCAAGGGTTCTCGCAGCGCCAACGCCGGACCGGTGCACTTCGACATTCCGCTGCGTGAACCGCTGGTGCCCGACCTCGACGATGCCACGCCGACACCCGAGGGCCGGCCCGACCGCCGCTCCTGGACCCACACCCCGCCGGTCACCTTCGACCAGCCGCTGGACATCGATCTGAGTGCGGACACCGTGGTGATCGCCGGGCACGGCGCCGGGGTGCACCCGAACCTGGCGGGGCTGCCCACCGTCGCCGAACCGACGGCACCCGCGGCGGCCAACCCGCTGCACCCGTTGGCGCTGCCCCTGCTGCGGCCCGCCCAGGTCATCATGCTGGGCAGGCCCACCCTGCACCGCACCGTGTCGGCGCTGTTGGCCGATCCGGCGGTGCCGGTGTTCGCGCTCACCACCGGCCCGCGCTGGCCCGATGTGTCGGGTAATTCACAGGCCACCGGTACCCGCGCGGTCACCACCGGCACACCGGACCCGCAGTGGTTGCAGCGCGCCGGCGACCTGCACCGCCGCACACTGGAAGCGGTGCGTGCCCAACTGGCACAGCATCCGCACACCACCGGGCTGCATGTCGCGGCGGCGGTTACCGCAGGCTTGCGCGACGGTGACCAACTGGTGCTCGGCGCCTCCAATCCGGTCCGCGACATCGCGCTCGCCGGGTTCAACCAGCCCGGGGTCAAGGTGCGCTCCAACCGGGGTGTCGCCGGGATCGACGGCACCATTTCCACGGCCATCGGCGCGGCGCTGGCGCACGAGCGCAGCGGTAGCGGAACCACCCCGTTGAAGACCGTGGCGCTGATGGGCGACCTGACTTTCGTCCACGACAGCTCGGGGCTGCTGATCGGCCCGACCGAACCGGTCCCGCGCAACCTGACCATCGTGGTCTCCAACGACAACGGCGGCGGCATCTTCGAACTGCTCGAGCAGGGCGATCCGCGGTTCTCCGATGTCTCCTCCCGCGTGTTCGGGACCCCGCACGATGTCGACATCGCGGCGCTGTGCCAGGCCTATCACGTGCCCAACCGGCAGGTCGACGTCGATTCGCTGACCGAGGCGCTGGCCGAACCGATCGAAGGCATGCGGGTGTTGGAGGTCAAGGCGGACCGCACCTCGCTGCGCGCGCTGCATGCCTCCATCCGGGCGGCCCTGCAGTGA
- a CDS encoding alpha/beta fold hydrolase: MNLAYVDKGGTGEPVLFIAGRGGAGRTWHLHQVPAFQRAGYRVITFDNRGVGATENASGFTTEQVVADTANLITKVVGGPVRVVGVSMGSFIAQELMVSRPELVSQAVLMATRGRHDKAREFFNKAERDFHGAGITLPPSYDAKIRLMENFSPKTLNDDRAVLDWAEMFTMWPTKYTPGLKSQLAIAPEVNRLPAYQHIKVPVLVIGFGDDVLMAPHLSREVADAIPGGRYLEIPDAGHLGFIEHPETVNEAILEFFAEAKT, from the coding sequence ATGAATCTGGCATATGTCGACAAGGGCGGCACCGGCGAACCGGTGCTCTTCATCGCCGGCCGGGGCGGGGCCGGACGCACCTGGCACCTACATCAGGTCCCGGCGTTCCAACGGGCCGGCTATCGCGTCATCACCTTCGACAATCGCGGCGTCGGCGCCACCGAGAACGCCAGCGGATTCACCACCGAACAGGTGGTCGCCGACACCGCCAACCTCATCACCAAGGTCGTCGGCGGCCCCGTGCGGGTCGTCGGTGTCTCGATGGGTTCGTTCATCGCCCAGGAGCTGATGGTCTCGCGCCCCGAGCTGGTCAGCCAGGCGGTGCTGATGGCCACCCGCGGCCGCCACGACAAGGCGCGCGAATTCTTCAACAAGGCCGAGCGCGACTTCCACGGAGCCGGGATCACCCTGCCGCCCAGCTACGACGCGAAGATCCGGCTGATGGAGAACTTCTCGCCCAAGACCCTCAACGACGACCGGGCGGTGCTGGACTGGGCCGAGATGTTCACCATGTGGCCCACCAAGTACACCCCGGGGCTGAAGAGTCAGCTGGCCATCGCGCCCGAGGTCAACCGGCTGCCTGCCTACCAGCACATCAAGGTGCCGGTGCTGGTGATCGGTTTCGGCGATGACGTGCTGATGGCCCCCCACCTGAGCCGCGAGGTCGCCGACGCCATTCCCGGCGGGCGGTACCTGGAGATCCCGGATGCCGGGCATCTCGGGTTCATCGAGCATCCGGAGACCGTCAACGAGGCGATCCTTGAATTCTTCGCCGAAGCCAAGACTTAG
- a CDS encoding DUF3592 domain-containing protein — protein sequence MPRMFGDGTETRRQRVIRRVRVGIVIAACVVTFQSVLLVLGAWENDRRIESDMGVAAAEVLDAGPRRSTIEFVTPDRVTYRPELGVLYPSELEPGMRIYVEYDRSDPDLVRVQDRNAALAIIPAASIAVLGWLIAGAALLVVAVVARRVEGDEPVGEQTGGQAGGQAEDISLSSQSAS from the coding sequence ATGCCACGAATGTTCGGTGACGGCACCGAAACTCGCCGGCAGCGCGTCATCCGCCGGGTCCGGGTCGGCATCGTCATCGCGGCCTGTGTGGTGACGTTCCAGTCGGTGCTGCTGGTCCTGGGCGCCTGGGAGAACGACCGGCGCATCGAGAGCGATATGGGGGTCGCCGCCGCCGAGGTGCTCGACGCGGGGCCGCGCCGCTCGACGATCGAATTCGTCACGCCGGACCGCGTCACCTATCGGCCCGAACTCGGCGTGCTCTATCCCTCCGAGCTGGAACCCGGGATGCGGATCTACGTCGAATACGACCGCAGCGACCCCGATCTGGTGCGCGTGCAGGACCGTAACGCCGCGCTGGCCATCATCCCGGCCGCCTCGATCGCGGTACTGGGCTGGTTGATCGCCGGGGCCGCGTTGTTGGTCGTCGCCGTCGTCGCGCGCCGCGTCGAGGGCGACGAGCCCGTCGGCGAACAGACCGGTGGTCAGGCCGGTGGTCAGGCCGAGGACATCAGTTTGTCGAGCCAGTCCGCGTCGTAG